Below is a window of Clavibacter michiganensis subsp. tessellarius DNA.
CGTCGGCGACGACCACGTCGGTGGGGAGCACGATCTTCACGCCGCGCTCCTCCGCCTCAGCCAGGTAGCCCTTGACGGTCTCGACCTGGTCCTCCTCGAGGAGGCTCGCGCCCACCTCGTGGCCCTGGGCCCTGAGGAACGTGAAGAGCATCCCACCGCCGATGAGCAGCGAGTCGACGCGCGGGAGCAGGTGGCCGATGACGCCGAGCTTGTCCGACACCTTGGATCCGCCGAGCACGACGGTGTACGGCCGCTCCGGGTTCTCCGTCAGGCGGTCGAGGACCTCGAGCTCGCTGGCGATGAGCGACCCGGCGGCGCTGGGGAGCGCCGACGCGAGCTCGAACACGCTGGCCTGCTTGCGGTGCACGACGCCGAAGCCGTCGGACACGAAGGCATCCCCGAGCTCGGCGATGGACTCCGCGAAGCCGCGGCGGACGGCCTCGTCCTTGCTCGTCTCCTCCGCGTGGAAGCGGAGGTTCTCGAGCACGACGACCTCGCCGTCGCCGAGGGCCTCGACGGCCGCACGCGCGGAGTCGCCCACGGTGTCGGTCGCGAAGGCCACGTCGGCGCCCAGCAGCTCGCCGAGGCGGGCCGCGACGGGACGCAGGCTGTACTTCTCGTCGGGCGTGCCGTCGGGGCGGCCGAGGTGCGAGATGACGACGACGCGGGCCCCGGCCTCGCGGAGACCCGAGAGGGTCCCCAGCGAGGCGCGGATGCGCCCGTCGTCGCCGATCACGCCGTCCTTCAGGGGGACGTTGAGGTCGCAGCGCACGATGACGCGGCGTCCCCGGAGATCCCCCAGGGAGTCGATGGTGCGGAGTGCCACGGCCGGTTACAGGCGGTCGGCGACGTACTCGGTGAGGTCGACGAGGCGGTTGGAGTAGCCCCACTCGTTGTCGTACCACGACGCGACCTTGACCTGCGAGCCGATGACCTTGGTGAGGCCGGCGTCGAAGATCGAGGAGTGCGGGTCGTTGACGATGTCGCTCGAGACGATCGGGTCCTCGGTGTACTTGAGGATGCCCTTGAGGGGGCCCTCGGCCGCGGCCTTGTAGGCGGCGTTGACCTGCTCGACCGTGACGTTCGCCGTGGTCTCGATGGTGAGGTCCGTGATCGAGCCGGTGGGCACGGGCACGCGGAGGGCGTAGCCGTCGAGCTTGCCGACGAGCTCCGGGATGACGAGGCCGAGCGCCTTGGCGGCACCCGTCGACGTCGGGATGATGTTGACCGCGGCGGCACGGGCGCGACGCAGGTCGCTGTGCGGGCCGTCCTGCAGGTTCTGGTCGGCCGTGTACGCGTGGACCGTGGTCATCAGGCCGCGCTCGATGCCGAACTCGTCGAGGAAGACCTTGGCGAGGGGCGCGAGGCAGTTCGTGGTGCAGGACGCGTTGGAGATGACGTCGTGGGTGGCGGGGTCGTAGGTGCCCTCGTTGACGCCGAGGACCAGGGTCGCGACGTTGTCGCCCGTGGCGGGCGCGGAGACGAGGACCTTCTTGGCGCCGGCGGTGATGTGCTTGCGCGCGTCCTCCGCCTTCGTGAAGCGGCCCGTGGACTCGATGACGATCTCGACGCCCAGCTCGCCCCAGGGGAGGTTCGCGGGGTCGCGCTCCTCGAGGACGCGGATGGCCTTGCCGTTGACGACGATGTTGTCGCCGTCGAGCTCGACGGTCGCGTCGAGGCGGCCCGTGATGGAGTCGTACTTGAGCAGGTGCGCGAGCGCCTTGTTGTCGGTGAGGTCGTTGACGGCGACGATCTCGATGTCGCTGCCCTTGGCGAGCGCGGCGCGGAAGTAGTTGCGGCCGATGCGGCCGAAGCCGTTGATGCCGATCTTGACGGTCACGTGTTCTCCTGGTGTTCTGCGCGCTCGGGGGCGGCGGTGGGTGAGGGAGGTCGGGGTCTTCGGGGAGCCGGGGCGTGCGGATCCGCGGGCGGCCGGGGTCTCCCCGCCGACCGCCCGCGGATGCGGCTACGAGAGGAGGAAGAGGCCCTGCGTCTTGGTGCGGGTCGCCTCGAAGCGCGCCTGGACGTCGGCCCAGTTGACGATGTTCCAGAACGCCTTGACGTAGTCGGCCTTAACGTTGACGTAGTCGAGGTAGAACGCGTGCTCCCACATGTCGAGCAGCAGGATCGGGACGGTCGCCGCGGCGAGGTTGCCCTGGTGGTCGTAGAGCTGCTCGATGATGAGCTTCTCGCCGAGGGAGTCCCACGCGAGGATGCTCCAGCCGGAGCCCTGGATGCCGAGGGCGGAGGCGGTGAAGTGCGCCTGGAACTTCTCGTACGAGCCGAAGAACTCGTCGATGGCCGCGGCCAGCTCGCCGGTGGGCTTGTCGCCGCCGTCCGGGCTGAGGTTGTTCCAGAAGACCGTGTGGTTGACGTGGCCCGCGAGGTTGAACGCGAGGTCCTTCTGCAGCTTGTTGACGAAGGTCAGGTCGCCGGCGTCGCGCGCCTCCTGCAGCTTGACGAGGGCGGTGTTCGCGCCGTCGACGTACGTCTTGTGGTGCTTGTCGTGGTGCAGCTCCATGATGCGGCCGCTGATGCTCGGCTCGAGGGCCGAGTAGTCGTACGGGAGGTCGACGAGAGTGTAGTCAGCCATAGGTGTATCTCCTCTTCATTGCCCGGGGGCTCCCGGCCAGAGGCCGGGGGTGGGTGACGGGTCGAGTCTAGTCCGGCGGCCCTCCGCGCCACCTGGCCGGATGACGTCCGGCGTCCGGCGGATCACCCCCGCTCCCGTGCGCGGGAGGCGGCGTCCCCTCGCCGGAGCGGCGGCGTCCGGCGACGCGGCTCAGACGTCGTCGAGGTCCGCGGGGAGGTTCGCGTCGGTGCCGGGCAGACCCTCGTCGACG
It encodes the following:
- a CDS encoding phosphoglycerate kinase gives rise to the protein MALRTIDSLGDLRGRRVIVRCDLNVPLKDGVIGDDGRIRASLGTLSGLREAGARVVVISHLGRPDGTPDEKYSLRPVAARLGELLGADVAFATDTVGDSARAAVEALGDGEVVVLENLRFHAEETSKDEAVRRGFAESIAELGDAFVSDGFGVVHRKQASVFELASALPSAAGSLIASELEVLDRLTENPERPYTVVLGGSKVSDKLGVIGHLLPRVDSLLIGGGMLFTFLRAQGHEVGASLLEEDQVETVKGYLAEAEERGVKIVLPTDVVVADGFSADAAHEVTRADAIEETPAGAKGLGLDIGPETADAFATIIRGSTTVFWNGPMGVFELEPFAAGTKTVAEALTRVEGLSVVGGGDSAAAVRALGFDDDRFGHISTGGGASLEFLEGKRLPGLEVLGWQ
- the gap gene encoding type I glyceraldehyde-3-phosphate dehydrogenase, whose amino-acid sequence is MTVKIGINGFGRIGRNYFRAALAKGSDIEIVAVNDLTDNKALAHLLKYDSITGRLDATVELDGDNIVVNGKAIRVLEERDPANLPWGELGVEIVIESTGRFTKAEDARKHITAGAKKVLVSAPATGDNVATLVLGVNEGTYDPATHDVISNASCTTNCLAPLAKVFLDEFGIERGLMTTVHAYTADQNLQDGPHSDLRRARAAAVNIIPTSTGAAKALGLVIPELVGKLDGYALRVPVPTGSITDLTIETTANVTVEQVNAAYKAAAEGPLKGILKYTEDPIVSSDIVNDPHSSIFDAGLTKVIGSQVKVASWYDNEWGYSNRLVDLTEYVADRL
- a CDS encoding superoxide dismutase; protein product: MADYTLVDLPYDYSALEPSISGRIMELHHDKHHKTYVDGANTALVKLQEARDAGDLTFVNKLQKDLAFNLAGHVNHTVFWNNLSPDGGDKPTGELAAAIDEFFGSYEKFQAHFTASALGIQGSGWSILAWDSLGEKLIIEQLYDHQGNLAAATVPILLLDMWEHAFYLDYVNVKADYVKAFWNIVNWADVQARFEATRTKTQGLFLLS